From the Bacteroidia bacterium genome, one window contains:
- a CDS encoding DUF1207 domain-containing protein yields the protein MKRGVCTLLFLCCFSFSVRAQHRTEHPAGRLLFPPLLAHHVEPRMGALKLNGEDRLRLDIGNAVDLWNFSSESGESLFAVGADFFTWTSLRQDKDFHFPVDAVDYLFGINASWRMSMDEQLVAGARLRLSHISAHLVDGSYDKSTAAWRDGREPLVYSREFVDLVASLDVGDNLRCYAGGQYIYHIDPAYLGKLGVQAGAEAFYVDAFTDGIHLYAAYDFRTVDVHAVTAAHALQAGVKFGQMRGTGLNVFVALYHGKSQHGEYHDLTWSYWGPGFTVDF from the coding sequence ATGAAACGCGGCGTTTGCACCTTGCTTTTCCTGTGTTGTTTTTCCTTTTCCGTGCGCGCACAACACCGCACGGAGCATCCCGCCGGACGCCTTCTCTTTCCTCCGCTTCTGGCGCATCACGTCGAACCACGTATGGGCGCTCTGAAACTGAACGGCGAGGATCGTCTGCGGCTGGACATCGGTAACGCGGTGGACCTGTGGAATTTTTCCAGTGAGAGCGGCGAATCGCTCTTCGCCGTCGGCGCAGATTTTTTTACCTGGACCTCTCTCCGGCAGGACAAGGACTTCCATTTTCCCGTTGACGCGGTGGATTATCTCTTCGGAATCAACGCCTCCTGGCGTATGTCGATGGACGAGCAGCTCGTCGCCGGAGCGCGTCTCCGTCTCAGTCATATCAGTGCGCATCTTGTGGACGGCAGTTACGATAAGAGCACTGCCGCCTGGAGAGACGGAAGAGAGCCACTGGTGTACAGCAGGGAGTTCGTTGATCTCGTTGCGTCGCTGGACGTCGGCGATAACCTCCGATGTTACGCAGGCGGACAATACATCTATCACATCGATCCTGCATATTTGGGCAAACTCGGTGTGCAGGCCGGCGCGGAGGCCTTCTACGTCGATGCTTTCACGGACGGGATACATTTGTATGCCGCGTACGATTTTCGCACCGTCGATGTGCATGCGGTCACAGCCGCCCACGCGTTGCAGGCCGGGGTGAAATTCGGTCAGATGCGCGGAACGGGACTCAATGTGTTCGTAGCCCTGTATCACGGAAAAAGTCAGCACGGGGAGTATCACGACCTCACCTGGTCGTACTGGGGACCCGGCTTTACCGTTGATTTTTGA
- a CDS encoding polysaccharide deacetylase family protein — MRLAGFYHAALSRSLSRLPALLPGAQHRLADTSAVAVTIDDGPTAKGTPPLLEALTQSGIAATFFFTGIEAERHPKLVRDVVAQGHEAASHGYTHDDLFFASRETVHRDMLRSLDAIEQCCGVRPRCYRPPYGRINPFHMDIATRLDCTLVLWSRMPRDFDTRQKGAALLENLRSVRGGDILVLHDNASTLGRLPALVHALARRLRETNLRAVRLSDGGDR, encoded by the coding sequence ATGCGACTCGCCGGGTTTTATCATGCCGCACTATCACGCTCGCTCTCGCGATTACCCGCACTGTTGCCCGGCGCGCAACATCGGCTTGCTGATACCTCTGCGGTTGCCGTCACGATTGACGACGGTCCCACGGCGAAAGGCACACCACCCTTGCTCGAGGCGTTAACGCAAAGCGGTATCGCCGCAACCTTTTTCTTCACCGGTATCGAAGCGGAGCGTCATCCGAAGCTGGTGCGGGACGTCGTGGCGCAAGGCCATGAAGCCGCGTCCCACGGATACACGCACGATGACCTGTTTTTCGCATCACGCGAGACGGTGCACCGCGATATGCTCCGTTCGCTCGACGCCATCGAGCAGTGCTGTGGCGTACGGCCGCGCTGCTATCGGCCTCCGTACGGCAGGATCAATCCCTTTCACATGGACATCGCCACCCGGCTCGATTGTACCCTCGTGCTGTGGAGCCGCATGCCGAGAGATTTCGACACCAGGCAAAAAGGCGCGGCGTTGTTGGAGAACCTGCGCTCCGTGCGCGGCGGGGATATTCTCGTTCTGCATGACAACGCCAGCACTCTGGGGCGACTGCCGGCGCTCGTGCATGCACTCGCACGACGCCTGCGCGAAACGAATCTGCGCGCCGTGCGCCTTTCCGACGGAGGCGATCGGTGA
- a CDS encoding glycosyltransferase, whose protein sequence is MIPVTILTGILALYLLKVALFLLGSKRASKPQRSVATPSVSVILAARNEEANIHRCLRSLSALVYEGDLEILIVNDQSTDATPVIMTEWAAKDSRIRMISTEGQVHGLKGKTNAIAQAIERSTGEIILTTDADCEVPRDWVQRTVEQYDAHTGCVCGFTMITTDGWFSGMQSLDWAYLLTVASAGVGWNRALSAVGNNMSYRRAVYDEVGGYQGVGFSVTEDFALLMAIAYKTSWKVRYAAEPSTLVWSAPCPNVQDLYRQKKRWGNGGLDSPLTGFIVMSVGFLMNLALLLLPLFGLPLWAWFAGFAGKCMGDAVLLAWPLSRFRRMDLFRYFLHFELYYIVYVTALPFVVLLGGKVVWKDRKL, encoded by the coding sequence ATGATTCCGGTAACGATTCTGACCGGCATCCTCGCGCTGTACCTTCTCAAGGTGGCGTTGTTTCTGCTGGGCTCGAAACGGGCGAGCAAGCCCCAGCGCAGCGTGGCAACTCCTTCGGTGTCCGTCATACTGGCGGCACGAAACGAGGAAGCGAATATCCACCGTTGTCTGCGAAGTCTGTCCGCGCTGGTCTATGAAGGCGATCTGGAGATATTGATCGTCAATGATCAGTCCACGGATGCGACGCCGGTGATCATGACGGAGTGGGCGGCGAAGGACAGCCGAATACGGATGATCAGCACGGAGGGACAGGTTCACGGTTTGAAGGGAAAGACCAACGCCATCGCGCAAGCGATCGAGCGTTCGACCGGAGAAATTATCCTTACGACGGATGCCGATTGCGAAGTACCGCGAGACTGGGTGCAGCGTACCGTGGAGCAGTATGACGCACACACGGGGTGCGTCTGCGGCTTTACCATGATCACTACGGATGGGTGGTTTTCGGGTATGCAGTCGCTGGACTGGGCGTATCTGCTCACCGTGGCTTCCGCCGGTGTAGGATGGAATCGCGCACTCAGCGCGGTTGGAAACAACATGTCCTACCGCCGCGCGGTGTATGACGAGGTGGGCGGCTATCAGGGCGTCGGTTTCAGCGTCACCGAGGATTTCGCATTGCTCATGGCTATCGCGTACAAAACATCCTGGAAAGTCCGCTATGCGGCCGAACCCTCCACGCTTGTCTGGAGCGCTCCCTGCCCGAATGTGCAGGATTTGTACAGACAAAAAAAGCGTTGGGGCAATGGGGGATTGGACAGTCCGCTTACCGGATTTATCGTGATGAGTGTCGGCTTTTTGATGAACCTTGCACTCCTGTTGTTACCGTTGTTCGGTTTACCACTGTGGGCGTGGTTCGCCGGATTCGCCGGCAAGTGCATGGGCGATGCGGTGTTGCTGGCGTGGCCGCTGTCGCGCTTCCGGCGCATGGACCTCTTTCGCTATTTCCTGCACTTCGAGCTCTACTACATCGTGTATGTGACGGCGTTGCCCTTCGTGGTGCTCCTTGGCGGTAAAGTGGTCTGGAAGGACCGGAAACTTTGA
- a CDS encoding OmpA family protein, which yields MMRVTAFAILALGLLTQSAHAQSDQPLTLECTRTGVARSEIRSVTEGAPHSLVTTPVNQLGEHIPDLGPADFRIAKGKKIATIHEVKEITAVENTVMRVILMVDNSQSMSPWLGIMHRTLEKTIAGLSPAVRVSVLFFREGENAAPVFHHNGKPLPMVRLPYTYDKPRAVEYAKRMLVERNLTRNTYLYDGVYAVREQIAADTGRVDRSFAIIFSDGEDNKSIVDAPTALNAAHTGTTYFTIDYLTKANSFLVELAKNTGGEHFLARNAEDLGGIFDEIAKKIVAKGYTVTYSFKQTPTATLSASARELVMEEEIIRETFPLLNYVFFEQGSSTIPERYRRLTSAEVTAFEESAIEGGALDFYYNALNVIGSRMNASPDARITITGYHSNTGSERNAGQLARGRAEAVRDYLRTVWNIDETRMTLAAGALPPVASSSRDTMGQSENRRVEVTSEDAQLLRPVTFVRRIAKVIPESVQFTTTVNAEEGLENWRISTEQNGVLFDQRNGSQHEARMTWNWKNRDGELPASSGALSTRFLIQDKAGDSYVTEPLSIAVREIKRESRKNVMVEGGITVEKISLILFPFDVAEPGPRNERIMDTYVYPRVTEDAGITVSGYTDVIGSEDYNLKLSQQRADAVRTILLNRLGPASAERVRAVGLGETAPVFSNDTPEGRFYNRTVSLRIERE from the coding sequence ATGATGAGAGTCACAGCATTCGCAATACTCGCATTGGGTCTCCTTACGCAATCTGCGCACGCGCAATCGGATCAACCGCTCACTCTGGAATGCACACGCACGGGCGTGGCACGTTCCGAAATCCGCTCCGTGACGGAAGGCGCTCCGCATTCGCTCGTCACAACACCCGTGAATCAACTTGGGGAGCATATACCGGACCTGGGACCGGCCGACTTCCGCATCGCGAAAGGAAAGAAAATCGCCACCATACATGAGGTGAAAGAAATCACCGCGGTGGAGAATACCGTGATGCGGGTGATACTCATGGTGGACAACAGCCAGTCCATGAGTCCATGGTTGGGGATCATGCACAGGACGCTGGAAAAAACCATCGCGGGACTTTCGCCTGCCGTGCGCGTATCTGTGCTGTTTTTCCGTGAGGGCGAGAATGCCGCTCCCGTGTTCCATCACAACGGGAAGCCCTTGCCGATGGTCCGCCTTCCGTATACCTATGATAAACCCCGCGCGGTGGAATACGCGAAGCGCATGCTCGTCGAAAGAAATCTGACCCGGAATACCTATCTCTACGACGGCGTGTACGCCGTGCGGGAGCAGATTGCGGCCGATACAGGGAGGGTGGACCGGAGCTTCGCCATCATTTTCAGCGACGGCGAAGACAATAAAAGCATAGTGGATGCTCCTACCGCACTGAACGCGGCACATACAGGCACGACATACTTTACGATCGATTATCTGACAAAAGCGAACAGTTTTCTCGTCGAGCTAGCGAAGAACACAGGCGGCGAGCATTTTCTCGCGCGGAATGCCGAAGATCTGGGAGGCATCTTCGATGAGATCGCGAAGAAAATCGTCGCCAAAGGGTACACGGTCACCTACAGTTTCAAGCAGACACCCACCGCAACACTTTCCGCTTCGGCCAGAGAATTGGTTATGGAGGAGGAAATTATCCGGGAAACCTTCCCACTGCTCAATTATGTCTTCTTCGAGCAGGGATCGTCCACCATTCCCGAGCGCTACAGACGCCTGACCTCCGCGGAAGTGACGGCCTTCGAAGAGAGCGCTATCGAGGGCGGAGCACTGGATTTTTATTACAACGCCCTCAACGTCATCGGGAGCAGGATGAACGCATCCCCGGACGCACGCATTACCATCACCGGCTACCACAGCAACACGGGCAGCGAACGAAACGCGGGCCAACTCGCCAGAGGACGGGCGGAAGCGGTGCGCGATTACCTGCGGACGGTCTGGAATATTGACGAAACGCGGATGACCCTTGCCGCCGGCGCGCTGCCGCCCGTCGCATCGTCATCGCGCGACACGATGGGGCAAAGCGAGAACCGACGCGTCGAGGTCACTTCCGAGGACGCGCAACTCCTCCGGCCCGTTACCTTCGTGCGTCGTATAGCGAAGGTCATACCTGAATCGGTGCAGTTCACCACGACCGTGAACGCCGAGGAAGGCCTGGAGAACTGGCGTATCAGCACCGAACAGAACGGGGTGCTCTTCGATCAGCGGAACGGATCGCAGCACGAAGCGCGGATGACCTGGAATTGGAAGAACCGCGACGGCGAGCTGCCGGCCAGCAGCGGCGCATTGAGCACACGATTTCTGATACAGGACAAGGCGGGCGACAGCTACGTCACCGAACCGCTTTCCATTGCCGTACGAGAGATCAAACGCGAAAGCCGCAAGAACGTGATGGTGGAAGGCGGTATCACCGTGGAAAAAATCAGTCTCATCCTTTTTCCTTTCGATGTTGCAGAACCGGGTCCCCGCAATGAGCGCATCATGGACACGTATGTGTATCCGCGTGTCACGGAGGACGCAGGGATCACCGTCAGTGGCTATACGGACGTGATCGGATCGGAGGACTATAACCTGAAGCTCTCGCAGCAGCGCGCCGACGCAGTGCGCACCATACTGCTCAACCGGCTTGGACCGGCGAGCGCCGAACGCGTTCGTGCGGTGGGTCTGGGTGAAACGGCGCCCGTGTTTTCGAACGACACGCCGGAAGGGCGCTTCTACAATCGTACGGTCAGTCTGCGCATCGAGCGCGAGTAA
- the bshC gene encoding bacillithiol biosynthesis cysteine-adding enzyme BshC, which produces MITLPFDALPGSPRIFCDYVAHQEDASAFFTGHFTDVLAWETHLQQLERRQYPRETLYTTLVEQNKRFHAGDAVWRNVELLKRENTCAVVTGQQVGLFTGPMYTVYKALTAMHLAAWLKEQFPGYSFIPVFWMECEDHDFLEINNTGLITTDNDFRRVTYAQPADEEEKNLAPVASISFDERIEEVIREFCEQLPRTEFSDGITALLDNNYQTGVPLHVAFARLFNDLFPEAGIVFLDPTDVEIKRLAAPIILQELETYPTTGEEVIKRSAELDDRYHAQIKPRAVNLFMIHKGNRYAIEPGDQGFFLKGTRQRFSREELLELANTAPERFSPNVLLRPIVQDSILPTVSYVAGPSEVAYFAQLQPAYDHFQLPMPLIAPRSSITIVERKIEKLFGKYLLPYAAMFMDSDEMFRIATSDKPDEAPEMDFRTLSAVIEQHLAQLPATARAEHANLGDPAEATVRNIQRALATFEEKLQQHRRQKDEVMTRQLTKMQAYLVPEGKPQERQINVLVFVNRYGRDVLKLISDACLPFPAEHRLLLL; this is translated from the coding sequence ATGATCACCCTACCGTTCGACGCGCTACCGGGAAGTCCGCGCATTTTTTGTGACTACGTCGCTCATCAGGAAGACGCTTCCGCATTTTTCACGGGGCATTTCACAGACGTCCTTGCCTGGGAAACCCATCTGCAGCAGCTCGAACGCAGGCAGTACCCGCGGGAGACGCTGTACACCACGCTTGTAGAGCAGAACAAACGCTTCCACGCCGGCGACGCGGTGTGGCGCAATGTGGAGTTGCTGAAGCGGGAAAACACCTGTGCCGTCGTCACCGGTCAGCAGGTGGGCTTGTTCACAGGGCCGATGTACACGGTGTACAAGGCGCTCACAGCCATGCATCTCGCCGCGTGGCTCAAGGAACAGTTTCCCGGGTATTCCTTCATCCCGGTGTTCTGGATGGAGTGCGAAGACCATGATTTTCTCGAGATCAACAATACCGGCCTCATCACCACGGACAATGATTTCCGCCGCGTCACCTATGCGCAACCGGCGGACGAAGAGGAGAAAAACCTGGCCCCGGTCGCTTCCATCAGCTTTGACGAACGCATCGAAGAGGTGATCAGGGAATTTTGCGAACAATTACCCCGTACCGAATTCAGCGACGGGATTACCGCCCTGCTCGACAATAACTATCAGACCGGTGTACCGCTTCATGTCGCCTTCGCCCGACTCTTCAACGATTTATTCCCCGAAGCGGGTATCGTTTTTCTCGATCCGACGGACGTCGAAATAAAACGACTCGCCGCTCCGATCATACTGCAGGAACTCGAGACCTATCCCACAACCGGCGAGGAGGTGATCAAGAGAAGCGCGGAACTCGACGACCGGTACCACGCGCAGATCAAACCCCGTGCGGTGAATCTCTTCATGATCCACAAGGGTAATCGTTACGCCATCGAACCAGGCGACCAGGGCTTTTTCCTCAAAGGCACACGCCAGCGCTTTTCGCGCGAGGAACTGCTGGAACTCGCGAACACCGCACCGGAGCGTTTCAGCCCCAATGTGCTGCTCCGACCCATCGTCCAGGACTCGATACTTCCGACCGTCAGCTATGTCGCAGGTCCCTCCGAGGTCGCCTATTTCGCACAGCTGCAGCCGGCGTACGATCATTTTCAGCTTCCCATGCCGCTGATCGCTCCGCGAAGCAGCATAACGATTGTCGAACGTAAAATCGAGAAACTGTTCGGCAAGTACCTGCTCCCCTACGCGGCGATGTTCATGGACAGCGATGAGATGTTCCGCATCGCCACATCAGACAAACCGGATGAGGCGCCGGAGATGGATTTCCGCACACTGTCGGCCGTCATCGAGCAGCACCTCGCGCAATTACCCGCCACGGCACGTGCCGAGCACGCCAATCTCGGCGACCCTGCGGAAGCGACAGTGCGGAACATCCAACGCGCGCTCGCCACGTTCGAAGAAAAGCTGCAGCAGCATCGGCGGCAGAAGGACGAGGTGATGACGCGGCAACTCACGAAAATGCAGGCGTACCTCGTCCCTGAGGGAAAACCGCAGGAACGTCAGATCAATGTGCTCGTGTTTGTGAACCGCTATGGCAGAGATGTCCTGAAACTCATTTCGGATGCCTGTCTCCCCTTCCCGGCCGAGCACCGCTTGCTGCTGCTCTAG
- a CDS encoding YggS family pyridoxal phosphate-dependent enzyme, protein MLADRIADIERNIQQACARVGRARSEVTLVAVTKTQAVSVINDAIGLNLTDIGENRVQEYLAKRADLLPHRFHMIGHLQRNKVRQIIGLPVLIHSVDTLDLAAEINKRSQSLGIVTEVLLEVNTSGEISKEGVSPDNLEELAVAVRQLEAVRLRGLMTVAAFEDAERLRPAFRLLSVLRSELQRSFHDAAISELSMGMTNDYQVAIEEGATIIRIGSAIFGPRQ, encoded by the coding sequence ATGCTGGCTGATCGCATCGCGGACATAGAACGGAACATCCAACAAGCCTGTGCGCGTGTCGGACGGGCACGTAGTGAGGTCACACTCGTGGCCGTCACGAAAACGCAAGCCGTCTCCGTCATCAATGATGCCATCGGCCTGAATCTCACCGATATCGGTGAAAACCGAGTCCAGGAATACCTGGCAAAACGAGCAGATCTCCTGCCGCATCGGTTTCACATGATCGGTCATCTGCAACGGAATAAAGTTCGGCAAATCATCGGATTACCAGTTCTGATTCACTCGGTGGATACCCTCGATCTGGCTGCCGAAATCAATAAACGATCGCAATCCTTGGGCATCGTGACCGAGGTGCTTCTGGAGGTGAATACCAGCGGCGAGATATCCAAGGAGGGGGTGAGTCCGGATAACCTGGAGGAACTCGCCGTCGCGGTCCGACAGTTGGAGGCGGTCCGATTGCGTGGTCTGATGACTGTCGCGGCGTTTGAGGATGCTGAACGTCTCCGCCCTGCGTTCCGTTTGCTGAGCGTGCTGCGGAGCGAGCTGCAACGAAGTTTTCACGACGCGGCAATCAGCGAACTTTCCATGGGCATGACTAACGACTATCAGGTGGCGATTGAGGAGGGAGCCACCATTATCCGTATCGGAAGCGCCATTTTTGGTCCCAGACAATGA
- a CDS encoding DivIVA domain-containing protein — MDANTLANKEFSTSRKGWNPDEVRPYLRALAEELAALADENDALRREVVTLEQQLRQSKDTEKRIRAMLGDLKSASEQLAKQTEAGVLASTMRVEQERKVMIEQAKREADIIIRDAERRSERIVAQGNERYARLQEQIDLLEAKKIAIVTRIRSILRAEVDFLASFEQGGQGRAIRSAILPGGKTREGINTDELHDIIQRLDQYGRTDD; from the coding sequence ATGGATGCAAATACTCTTGCGAACAAAGAATTCTCCACCTCCCGGAAGGGATGGAATCCGGACGAGGTGCGTCCGTATTTGCGTGCTCTCGCGGAGGAACTCGCCGCACTGGCAGACGAAAATGATGCCTTGCGTCGGGAAGTCGTTACTCTCGAACAACAACTTCGCCAATCCAAGGATACGGAAAAACGCATCCGCGCAATGCTCGGGGATCTGAAAAGCGCTTCAGAGCAACTTGCCAAACAAACCGAGGCGGGTGTGCTCGCTTCCACCATGCGCGTCGAGCAGGAGCGGAAAGTCATGATCGAACAGGCGAAACGTGAAGCGGATATCATTATCCGGGACGCCGAGCGTCGCTCCGAACGCATCGTCGCTCAGGGTAATGAACGCTATGCCCGCCTTCAGGAACAGATTGATTTGCTCGAAGCAAAAAAGATCGCTATTGTGACGCGCATCAGGTCCATTCTCCGCGCGGAGGTGGACTTTCTCGCTTCTTTTGAGCAGGGTGGACAGGGACGCGCGATTCGCAGTGCAATACTGCCGGGTGGAAAAACGCGCGAGGGAATCAATACCGACGAACTGCATGACATTATTCAACGTCTCGATCAATATGGAAGGACAGATGACTGA
- a CDS encoding purine-nucleoside phosphorylase, translated as MTELRAMMEDAVAYIRSKTQLTPDIGIILGTGLGGLVREIDIECELDYADIPHFPVSTVESHHGKLIFGTLSGKHVVVMQGRFHYYEGYTLKQVTFPVRVMHSLGVRTLLISNAAGGMNPLFRRGDVMLIWDHINLIGDNPLIGVNDDALGPRFPDMSEPYDNGLMRLAEETALANGIALKTGVFVAVAGPNLETRAEYRFLRAIGADAVGMSTVPENIVAIHMGMRVLAFSIITDECFPDALEAVDVPAIIRTANETEPRLRAIMKGVIARLEE; from the coding sequence ATGACTGAACTCCGCGCCATGATGGAGGATGCGGTCGCGTATATACGCTCCAAAACGCAGTTGACGCCCGACATCGGCATCATCCTTGGGACAGGTCTCGGCGGGCTTGTTCGTGAAATCGACATCGAGTGTGAACTCGATTACGCCGACATACCGCATTTTCCCGTCTCCACCGTCGAGTCGCATCACGGGAAGCTGATTTTCGGGACGTTGAGCGGAAAGCACGTCGTCGTCATGCAGGGACGTTTCCACTATTACGAAGGGTATACGCTCAAGCAGGTAACCTTCCCGGTGCGGGTGATGCACTCTCTTGGCGTGCGCACCTTGCTGATTTCCAATGCTGCCGGCGGTATGAATCCATTGTTCAGACGTGGCGATGTCATGCTGATATGGGACCATATCAATCTCATCGGAGATAATCCGCTGATCGGCGTCAATGACGATGCATTGGGCCCGCGTTTTCCGGACATGAGCGAGCCCTACGACAACGGTCTCATGCGTCTTGCGGAGGAAACGGCACTTGCGAACGGTATCGCGCTGAAAACCGGGGTATTTGTCGCCGTCGCCGGCCCCAATCTCGAGACACGCGCGGAGTATCGCTTTCTCCGCGCTATCGGGGCGGATGCGGTCGGAATGTCCACCGTGCCGGAGAATATTGTCGCGATTCACATGGGTATGCGCGTACTGGCGTTTTCCATCATTACGGATGAATGCTTTCCGGACGCACTGGAAGCGGTCGATGTACCGGCAATTATCCGGACAGCAAATGAAACCGAACCACGATTGCGCGCCATCATGAAGGGCGTTATTGCACGCCTCGAGGAGTGA
- a CDS encoding DUF2905 domain-containing protein, which translates to MAAGKREWISIVRIVMVMTLFCAVVIVAATRFRRIPFIGALPGDFELTLPGLNLYLPITTSIIFAAVITAIAYFILDSSNNDQP; encoded by the coding sequence ATGGCAGCCGGCAAACGCGAGTGGATATCCATCGTCCGTATCGTGATGGTAATGACGCTGTTCTGCGCGGTCGTCATTGTAGCGGCGACGCGCTTCCGCCGTATCCCCTTCATCGGTGCACTGCCGGGCGATTTTGAACTTACGCTTCCCGGTCTGAATTTGTACCTTCCGATCACGACCAGCATCATCTTTGCCGCTGTCATCACGGCGATAGCATATTTCATTCTGGACTCATCCAACAACGACCAACCCTAA
- a CDS encoding DUF5915 domain-containing protein: MHDVITEETNIRDIEIIANDSELLKKRAKANFKVIGPKFGKQVKAIAARIAAFTTDEINAMERDGQTTFTLDGDDIVLQSEDVEILHEDIEGWTIGSDGGLVVALDTSLTEDLINEGHAREFISKIQSLRKDSGMEVTDRIVITWNSDNAELERAILETASYICSETLAVKILKATIPAGSGIRMSVNDLSCDVYITAAEIE; encoded by the coding sequence ATGCATGACGTCATTACCGAGGAAACAAACATTCGCGATATCGAGATCATCGCGAATGACTCGGAGTTGCTGAAAAAGCGCGCCAAAGCGAATTTCAAAGTCATCGGTCCGAAATTCGGCAAGCAGGTGAAGGCTATCGCCGCACGTATCGCTGCGTTCACCACCGATGAAATCAATGCGATGGAACGTGACGGACAAACGACATTTACGTTGGACGGAGATGACATTGTGTTGCAGAGCGAGGATGTCGAGATCCTGCACGAGGATATCGAAGGCTGGACCATCGGCAGCGACGGCGGCCTCGTCGTAGCCCTGGACACTTCGCTCACGGAAGACCTCATCAACGAAGGTCACGCACGTGAGTTCATCAGCAAGATTCAGAGCCTCCGCAAGGACAGCGGTATGGAAGTGACGGATCGTATCGTCATCACATGGAACAGCGACAACGCGGAACTCGAACGGGCAATTTTGGAAACCGCGTCGTATATTTGTTCTGAAACGCTCGCTGTAAAAATCCTTAAGGCCACCATACCTGCGGGCAGCGGGATCAGGATGAGCGTCAACGATCTTTCCTGCGATGTGTATATTACCGCAGCCGAGATCGAGTAG
- a CDS encoding TraR/DksA C4-type zinc finger protein: MAAKTTSKASPAEKAEPKPARKKPAAEAKAASDKAAKPAPSKKGKTDAATPAPKPAATTSAKKATAVPPKGKSSPAKVVATPAAGKSKEAKPVPAKSTPAKAVSPKGKDTPVKDVKGTSKAKAPKQAPKAEKTAPGKSKTTAKAAASKPVKDSTSKAKAAKTTEVKAAPVKSKKAVTAAAPKATKESAAPSKTAKERKAAQTAAPEKKSAVPKPALPAAAPVRKSARRRIKADAAEGEAGEGEPKKKRKYTRRAKKAPAPVPKYQGKQVSLLKKKGVGDAAAVKNKQQRLYSPQDLEYFRVLILDKIKDANEELLSIEDRLMDSATGEYNEDSTYSLHMADQGTDAMEREKAYLFAARERKFISHLTDALQRIKSGNYGLCIVCGDLIEKGRLEAVPHARMCVSCKQETKVR, encoded by the coding sequence ATGGCAGCGAAAACGACCAGTAAAGCAAGCCCCGCGGAGAAGGCTGAGCCGAAGCCCGCGAGAAAGAAGCCCGCCGCAGAGGCGAAGGCTGCGAGTGACAAGGCCGCAAAACCTGCCCCGTCGAAGAAGGGCAAGACCGACGCCGCCACACCCGCACCCAAGCCGGCAGCGACAACGTCCGCAAAGAAAGCGACGGCTGTTCCTCCCAAGGGGAAATCCTCTCCGGCGAAAGTTGTCGCTACGCCTGCGGCAGGCAAGAGCAAGGAAGCGAAACCCGTACCCGCGAAGAGTACACCCGCCAAGGCGGTCAGTCCGAAAGGCAAGGACACTCCCGTGAAAGACGTCAAAGGAACGTCGAAGGCAAAAGCCCCCAAACAGGCTCCGAAGGCTGAGAAGACAGCGCCTGGAAAAAGCAAAACCACCGCGAAAGCAGCCGCGTCCAAACCCGTCAAGGACAGCACCTCGAAGGCCAAAGCCGCAAAGACAACGGAAGTGAAGGCGGCTCCCGTCAAATCGAAGAAAGCCGTGACCGCTGCTGCCCCGAAAGCGACAAAGGAAAGCGCTGCGCCGTCGAAAACCGCGAAAGAGAGGAAAGCCGCGCAGACCGCTGCGCCGGAGAAGAAATCCGCCGTCCCCAAACCGGCGCTCCCCGCCGCAGCCCCGGTGCGGAAATCCGCCAGGCGCCGTATCAAGGCCGATGCCGCCGAAGGCGAAGCCGGAGAGGGTGAGCCCAAAAAGAAGCGCAAGTACACCCGTCGGGCCAAGAAAGCGCCGGCACCCGTCCCTAAATATCAGGGCAAGCAGGTGTCTCTGCTGAAGAAAAAAGGGGTGGGGGACGCTGCCGCGGTAAAGAACAAACAGCAGCGCCTGTATTCACCGCAGGACCTCGAGTATTTCCGTGTTCTCATTCTCGACAAGATCAAGGATGCCAACGAGGAATTGCTCAGCATCGAGGATCGGCTCATGGATTCCGCCACGGGTGAGTACAACGAAGACAGCACCTACTCGCTGCACATGGCGGATCAGGGTACCGACGCAATGGAGCGAGAGAAGGCCTATCTCTTTGCGGCCCGGGAAAGGAAATTCATTTCGCATTTGACGGATGCGCTGCAGCGTATCAAGAGCGGAAATTACGGATTGTGCATCGTGTGCGGCGACCTCATCGAAAAAGGCCGACTCGAAGCGGTACCGCATGCCCGCATGTGCGTATCCTGCAAACAGGAAACGAAAGTCCGATGA